One segment of Nocardioides oleivorans DNA contains the following:
- a CDS encoding co-chaperone YbbN, protein MTQQPFSRPGAIDLSGLGKPAPQAGPPAGAPSAPAAGGGSSYSVVVDDQSFQGLLEQSMTAPVLLVFYSRTRMPESGQLADDLETVVAEHDGRYLLGLVDIDAVPQIAQAMQIPSIPLVVAVVDGRPTPLLQDALPIDELRTALTQVAQQLTAGGVTGRHQPRSSVAPATDGEEEVVDPRYAPAQDALAAGDIDGAVAEYQKLVASNPADVEAAGGLAIAKVMQRTQGVDLSTARAAAAESPDDVDAQTMVADLDMLGGHVEDAFTRLVNLVARTTDKDREKARDHLLALFAAVGNDDPRVLAGRRNLASALF, encoded by the coding sequence ATGACGCAGCAGCCGTTCAGCCGTCCAGGTGCCATCGACCTCTCCGGGCTGGGCAAGCCCGCCCCGCAGGCCGGTCCTCCGGCCGGAGCCCCGTCCGCTCCCGCAGCCGGCGGCGGGTCGTCGTACAGCGTCGTCGTGGACGACCAGAGCTTCCAGGGGCTGCTCGAGCAGTCGATGACGGCGCCGGTGCTGCTGGTGTTCTACTCGCGCACCCGGATGCCCGAGAGCGGACAGCTCGCCGACGACCTCGAGACCGTGGTCGCGGAGCACGACGGGCGCTACCTGCTCGGCCTGGTCGACATCGACGCCGTGCCGCAGATCGCCCAGGCGATGCAGATCCCGTCGATCCCGCTCGTGGTCGCCGTCGTCGACGGTCGCCCGACACCGCTCCTCCAGGACGCGCTGCCGATCGACGAGCTCCGCACCGCCCTCACCCAGGTCGCGCAGCAGCTCACCGCCGGTGGCGTCACCGGACGCCACCAGCCGCGGTCCAGCGTCGCTCCGGCGACCGACGGCGAGGAGGAGGTCGTCGACCCGCGCTACGCGCCCGCCCAGGACGCGCTGGCCGCCGGTGACATCGACGGCGCGGTTGCGGAGTACCAGAAGCTCGTCGCCTCCAACCCGGCCGACGTCGAGGCGGCCGGCGGCCTGGCCATCGCCAAGGTCATGCAGCGCACGCAGGGCGTCGACCTCAGCACCGCCCGCGCGGCCGCGGCCGAGAGCCCCGACGACGTCGACGCCCAGACGATGGTCGCCGACCTCGACATGCTCGGCGGCCACGTCGAGGACGCCTTCACCCGCCTGGTGAACCTCGTCGCCCGCACGACCGACAAGGACCGGGAGAAGGCGCGCGACCACCTCCTCGCGCTCTTCGCAGCCGTCGGCAACGACGACCCGCGCGTGCTCGCGGGTCGTCGCAACCTGGCGTCGGCGCTCTTCTGA
- the glgB gene encoding 1,4-alpha-glucan branching protein GlgB, whose product MTETPGTTTGTTTRTIAATPAATPAATPAGPVHAPGELDLHLIGEGRHEQLWTVLGAQVTADGTSFRVWAPNAQEVQVAGDWAGWDGSAHPMARLDGPGVWHAFVPDVGVGAQYKYRIRGADGQWVDRADPMAQYAEKPPSSASVVWQSGHQWGDDDWIEARSTRQPVDEAMSTYEVHLASWRKHYSGELYSWDEIADALVPYVADLGFTHVEFMPVMQHPFGGSWGYHVTSYFAADSRFGDPDGLKRLIDRLHQAGVGVILDWVPGHFATDEWALARFDGTPLYEDPNPQRGWHKEWGSHIFNFGRNEVRNFLYANAVFWLEEFHADGLRVDGVASMLYLDYAREAGEWSPNKHGGRENLEAVQFLQEMNATVYKRVPGIVTIAEESTAWPGVTGPTSNGGLGFGFKWNMGWMHDSLDYVARDPLYRSHHHGEMTFSLVYAFAENYVLPISHDEVVHGKGSLLRKMPGDRWQQLANLRAYLAYMWAHPGKQLLFMGCEIGQESEWAESRELDWWLLEHPEHAGVHAMVRDMNHAYSATGALWGRDNDPSGFAWIDANDAGRSTFSFVRRAPGHPDVVCVANFAGTPHDGYRLGLPSEGTWTEVLNTDAETYHGSGVGNLGSITAVAGDVHGQPAYADIVVPPLATVWFRKDA is encoded by the coding sequence ATGACCGAGACACCTGGCACGACCACTGGCACCACCACCCGAACCATCGCCGCCACCCCCGCCGCCACCCCCGCCGCCACCCCCGCCGGACCCGTCCACGCGCCCGGCGAGCTCGACCTGCACCTGATCGGCGAGGGCCGCCACGAGCAGCTCTGGACCGTCCTCGGCGCCCAGGTCACCGCGGACGGCACGTCGTTCCGCGTGTGGGCGCCGAACGCGCAGGAGGTCCAGGTCGCGGGCGACTGGGCCGGCTGGGACGGGTCCGCCCACCCGATGGCACGGCTCGACGGACCGGGCGTGTGGCACGCCTTCGTGCCCGACGTCGGTGTCGGCGCGCAGTACAAGTACCGCATCCGCGGCGCCGACGGTCAGTGGGTCGACCGCGCCGACCCGATGGCGCAGTACGCCGAGAAGCCACCGAGCTCCGCCTCCGTGGTCTGGCAGTCCGGCCACCAGTGGGGTGACGACGACTGGATCGAGGCCCGCAGCACCCGGCAGCCGGTGGACGAGGCGATGTCGACCTACGAGGTCCACCTCGCGTCGTGGCGCAAGCACTACTCCGGCGAGCTCTACTCGTGGGACGAGATCGCCGACGCCCTCGTGCCGTACGTCGCCGACCTCGGCTTCACGCACGTGGAGTTCATGCCCGTGATGCAGCACCCGTTCGGCGGGTCGTGGGGCTACCACGTGACGTCGTACTTCGCCGCGGACTCGCGCTTCGGCGACCCCGACGGGCTCAAGCGGCTCATCGACCGGCTGCACCAGGCCGGCGTCGGCGTCATCCTCGACTGGGTGCCCGGCCACTTCGCCACCGACGAGTGGGCCCTGGCCCGCTTCGACGGCACTCCGCTCTACGAGGACCCCAACCCGCAGCGCGGCTGGCACAAGGAGTGGGGCTCCCACATCTTCAACTTCGGCCGCAACGAGGTCCGCAACTTCCTCTACGCCAACGCCGTCTTCTGGCTCGAGGAGTTCCACGCCGACGGCCTCCGCGTCGACGGCGTCGCCTCGATGCTCTACCTCGACTACGCCCGCGAGGCCGGCGAGTGGTCGCCCAACAAGCACGGCGGCCGCGAGAACCTCGAGGCCGTGCAGTTCCTCCAGGAGATGAACGCCACCGTCTACAAGCGGGTCCCCGGCATCGTCACGATCGCCGAGGAGTCCACCGCGTGGCCGGGCGTCACCGGACCGACCAGCAACGGCGGCCTCGGGTTCGGCTTCAAGTGGAACATGGGCTGGATGCACGACTCGCTCGACTACGTCGCCCGCGACCCGCTCTACCGCAGCCACCACCACGGCGAGATGACCTTCTCGCTGGTCTACGCCTTCGCGGAGAACTACGTCCTCCCGATCAGCCACGACGAGGTCGTCCACGGCAAGGGCTCGCTGCTGCGCAAGATGCCCGGCGACCGGTGGCAGCAGCTGGCCAACCTCCGCGCCTACCTCGCCTACATGTGGGCGCACCCCGGCAAGCAGCTGCTCTTCATGGGCTGCGAGATCGGCCAGGAGTCCGAGTGGGCCGAGAGCCGCGAGCTCGACTGGTGGCTCCTCGAGCACCCCGAGCACGCGGGCGTGCACGCGATGGTCCGCGACATGAACCACGCCTACTCCGCCACCGGCGCCCTGTGGGGTCGTGACAACGACCCGTCCGGGTTCGCCTGGATCGACGCCAACGACGCGGGTCGCAGCACGTTCTCCTTCGTGCGCCGGGCCCCGGGCCACCCCGACGTCGTCTGCGTGGCCAACTTCGCCGGCACTCCCCACGACGGCTACCGCCTCGGCCTGCCGTCGGAGGGCACGTGGACCGAGGTCCTCAACACCGACGCCGAGACCTACCACGGCTCCGGCGTGGGCAACCTCGGCTCGATCACCGCCGTCGCCGGCGACGTCCACGGTCAGCCAGCCTACGCCGACATCGTGGTCCCGCCCCTGGCCACCGTCTGGTTCCGCAAGGACGCCTGA
- the treS gene encoding maltose alpha-D-glucosyltransferase produces MPTDAGAATAVLNAEPDWFRTAVFYEVLVRSFRDSNGDGTGDFKGLIEKLDYLEWLGVDCLWVPPFFTSPLRDGGYDVADYNNILPECGTVDDFHEFLDACHQRGIRVIIDFVMNHTSDAHPWFQASRSDPDGPYGDFYVWSDTDELYQDARVIFVDTEPSNWTWDPVRQQYFWHRFFHHQPDLNFDNPKVHDAMLEAMAFWLDMGLDGFRLDAVPYLYERPGTNGENLKETHDFLKKCRTFVDENYPGRVLLCEANQWPADVVEYFGPEQTEDGRWIGTECHMAFHFPVMPRIFMAVRRESRFPISEILEQTPAIPDGCQWGIFLRNHDELTLEMVTDDDRDYMWSEYAHDPRMKANIGIRRRLAPLLDGDVNRMELFTALLLSLPGSPVLYYGDEIGMGDNIWLGDRDGVRTPMQWTPDRNAGFSNATPGKLHLPAIQDPVYGYQSVNVEAQLENTSSLLHWTRRLVHARRRHPAFGLGEFHDLGGSNPSVLSYVREHSPEGAGPDGRDVILCVNNLSRFPQPVELDLRQWEGMVPVELLGGVPFPAIGELSYLLTLGGYGFLWLRLTDPTDSEVPG; encoded by the coding sequence ATGCCGACCGACGCAGGAGCGGCGACCGCCGTGCTGAACGCGGAGCCGGACTGGTTCAGGACAGCGGTCTTCTACGAGGTCCTGGTCCGCTCGTTCCGCGACTCCAACGGCGACGGCACCGGCGACTTCAAGGGCCTCATCGAGAAGCTCGACTACCTCGAGTGGCTCGGTGTCGACTGCCTGTGGGTGCCGCCGTTCTTCACCTCGCCACTGCGCGACGGCGGCTACGACGTCGCCGACTACAACAACATCCTTCCCGAGTGCGGGACGGTCGACGACTTCCACGAGTTCCTCGACGCGTGCCACCAGCGCGGCATCCGGGTGATCATCGACTTCGTCATGAACCACACGAGTGACGCCCACCCGTGGTTCCAGGCCAGCCGCAGCGACCCCGACGGCCCCTACGGCGACTTCTACGTCTGGTCCGACACCGACGAGCTCTACCAGGACGCCCGCGTCATCTTCGTCGACACCGAGCCGTCCAACTGGACGTGGGACCCGGTCCGCCAGCAGTACTTCTGGCACCGCTTCTTCCACCACCAGCCCGACCTGAACTTCGACAACCCGAAGGTCCACGACGCGATGCTGGAGGCGATGGCCTTCTGGCTCGACATGGGCCTCGACGGCTTCCGCCTCGACGCGGTGCCCTACCTCTACGAGCGCCCCGGCACCAACGGCGAGAACCTCAAGGAGACCCACGACTTCCTGAAGAAGTGCCGCACGTTCGTCGACGAGAACTACCCCGGTCGCGTGCTCCTCTGCGAGGCCAACCAGTGGCCCGCCGACGTGGTCGAGTACTTCGGCCCCGAGCAGACCGAGGACGGCCGCTGGATCGGCACCGAGTGCCACATGGCGTTCCACTTCCCGGTGATGCCGCGCATCTTCATGGCCGTGCGCCGCGAGTCTCGCTTCCCCATCTCGGAGATCCTCGAGCAGACCCCTGCGATCCCCGACGGCTGCCAGTGGGGCATCTTCCTGCGCAACCACGACGAGCTCACCCTCGAGATGGTCACCGACGACGACCGCGACTACATGTGGTCGGAGTACGCCCACGACCCGCGGATGAAGGCCAACATCGGCATCCGGCGGCGCCTCGCGCCGCTGCTCGACGGCGACGTCAACCGGATGGAGCTCTTCACCGCGCTCCTGCTGTCGCTGCCCGGCTCCCCCGTCCTCTACTACGGCGACGAGATCGGGATGGGCGACAACATCTGGCTCGGCGACCGCGACGGGGTGCGTACGCCGATGCAGTGGACGCCCGACCGCAACGCGGGCTTCTCCAACGCCACCCCCGGCAAGCTCCACCTGCCGGCGATCCAGGACCCGGTCTACGGCTACCAGTCGGTCAACGTCGAGGCGCAGCTCGAGAACACCTCCTCGCTGCTGCACTGGACGCGCCGGCTCGTCCACGCTCGGCGCCGGCACCCGGCCTTCGGCCTCGGGGAGTTCCACGACCTCGGCGGCTCGAACCCGAGCGTGCTGTCCTACGTCCGCGAGCACTCCCCCGAGGGAGCCGGACCCGACGGCCGCGACGTCATCCTCTGCGTCAACAACCTCTCCCGCTTCCCGCAGCCGGTCGAGCTCGACCTGCGCCAGTGGGAGGGGATGGTGCCCGTCGAGCTGCTGGGCGGCGTGCCGTTCCCCGCGATCGGCGAGCTGTCCTACCTGCTCACCCTCGGCGGCTACGGCTTCCTGTGGCTCAGGCTCACCGACCCGACGGACTCGGAGGTGCCGGGATGA
- a CDS encoding maltokinase N-terminal cap-like domain-containing protein → MSAELAPLATWIGEARWFGGKGREWTLTGVRRVGELPDAPDGVHVAIEVAEVSFTDSSTGSGHAAETAETELYQVPLAYYREPQDRIAHALVGEWDDPDFGHSWVYDAVHDREAMGLWLTAFAGGESASRGELAFHRLPGHDLDLEAHSTLFSGEQSNSSVAFGEDALMKVFRKVTPGVNPDIAIHQVLTEAGSTHVAALYGWLDLVDDETNTTIQLAMLQQFLRTASDGWDLALASVRNLFAEADLHADEVGGDFAGEAARLGTALAEVHTDLAAHFPVEERDAGAIDGLAGAMEERLDAALVVVPDLAPHADRLRATYAALRALDAVEVQQVHGDLHLGQTLRTARGWKIVDFEGEPAKPLAVRLKPDSVWRDVAGMIRSFDYAPRVVSLTGLGPDAPDAGQRDYRAAEWSARNRAAFVEAYTAQRGRDLDRTAAVLLDAYIADKVVYEAVYEARNRPGWLSIPLAALVDHPGRDA, encoded by the coding sequence ATGAGTGCCGAGCTCGCTCCCCTGGCCACGTGGATCGGCGAGGCCCGCTGGTTCGGCGGCAAGGGCCGCGAGTGGACGCTCACGGGCGTACGACGTGTCGGCGAGCTGCCCGACGCGCCCGACGGCGTGCACGTGGCGATCGAGGTCGCCGAGGTGTCCTTCACCGACTCCTCGACCGGCTCAGGACACGCAGCGGAGACAGCGGAGACGGAGCTCTACCAGGTCCCGCTCGCCTACTACCGCGAGCCGCAGGACCGCATCGCGCACGCGCTCGTCGGCGAGTGGGACGACCCGGACTTCGGCCACTCGTGGGTCTACGACGCCGTCCACGACCGTGAGGCGATGGGCCTGTGGCTGACGGCCTTCGCGGGGGGCGAGTCGGCCTCGCGCGGCGAGCTGGCGTTCCACCGGCTGCCCGGCCACGACCTCGACCTCGAGGCCCACTCGACCCTGTTCTCCGGCGAGCAGTCCAACTCCTCGGTCGCCTTCGGCGAGGACGCGCTGATGAAGGTCTTCCGCAAGGTGACCCCCGGCGTGAACCCCGACATCGCGATCCACCAGGTCCTCACCGAGGCCGGGTCGACGCACGTCGCCGCCCTCTACGGCTGGCTCGACCTGGTCGACGACGAGACCAACACGACGATCCAGCTCGCGATGCTCCAGCAGTTCCTGCGCACCGCCAGCGACGGCTGGGACCTGGCCCTGGCCAGCGTCCGCAACCTCTTCGCCGAGGCCGACCTGCACGCCGACGAGGTCGGCGGCGACTTCGCCGGCGAGGCCGCCCGGCTCGGCACCGCGCTCGCCGAGGTGCACACCGACCTGGCCGCCCACTTCCCCGTCGAGGAGCGTGACGCAGGCGCGATCGACGGCCTGGCCGGCGCGATGGAGGAACGGCTCGACGCCGCCCTCGTCGTCGTACCCGACCTGGCGCCCCACGCCGACCGGCTGCGCGCGACGTACGCCGCCCTCCGCGCGCTCGACGCCGTCGAGGTCCAGCAGGTCCACGGCGACCTGCACCTGGGCCAGACGCTGCGCACGGCCAGGGGCTGGAAGATCGTCGACTTCGAGGGCGAGCCCGCCAAGCCGCTCGCGGTCCGCCTCAAGCCCGACTCCGTGTGGCGCGACGTGGCCGGCATGATCCGGTCCTTCGACTACGCACCCCGCGTGGTCTCGCTGACGGGCCTGGGCCCCGACGCGCCCGACGCCGGCCAGCGCGACTACCGGGCGGCCGAGTGGTCGGCGCGCAACCGCGCCGCCTTCGTCGAGGCCTACACCGCGCAGCGCGGCCGGGACCTCGACCGGACGGCCGCGGTCCTGCTCGACGCCTACATCGCCGACAAGGTCGTCTACGAAGCCGTCTACGAAGCACGCAACCGTCCGGGATGGCTCTCCATCCCGTTGGCCGCCCTCGTCGATCATCCTGGGAGGGACGCATGA
- a CDS encoding NUDIX hydrolase — translation MPDDQPTLTDGTISLRPWRDDDVDEAVAGHDEEMALWFGWDPAAVTAGAHARAIARWRERYRTGEQASFVVTHDDRLVGSVELTREGDAGARLSWTLYAGRRGRGFATRAVRILVDWAFADPAEGGWGLQRVEARIDPRNDRSRRVATRAGLRLEGSQRITPGMGDRADATSYLVFARLVTDPPLSDPESFRSLLNSFLPRKRAIAQMLVRDPEGRVLLCQLTYKKDWDLPGGVVEVGESPRLAVEREVEEELGLTLAAGGLVLTDWLPPWGGWDDAVCLVFDGGTLDQGVLATVVKQEREIRDVRFCTLEEVDELAADFTARRVRAAVGGAQPYTESGR, via the coding sequence GTGCCCGACGACCAGCCGACCCTGACCGACGGCACGATCTCCCTGCGCCCGTGGCGCGACGACGACGTCGACGAGGCCGTCGCCGGGCACGACGAGGAGATGGCGCTCTGGTTCGGCTGGGACCCGGCGGCGGTCACGGCCGGTGCCCATGCGCGGGCCATCGCCCGGTGGCGCGAGCGCTACCGGACCGGCGAGCAGGCGTCCTTCGTGGTGACGCACGACGACCGGCTCGTGGGCAGCGTCGAGCTGACCCGGGAGGGCGACGCCGGGGCACGGCTGAGCTGGACCCTGTACGCCGGTCGCCGGGGCCGGGGCTTCGCCACCCGCGCCGTGCGCATCCTGGTCGACTGGGCGTTCGCGGACCCTGCTGAGGGCGGCTGGGGCCTGCAGCGGGTCGAGGCCCGCATCGACCCCCGCAACGATCGCAGCCGCCGGGTCGCCACGCGTGCCGGGCTGCGCCTGGAGGGCTCGCAGCGCATCACGCCCGGGATGGGTGATCGGGCGGACGCCACCTCCTACCTCGTCTTCGCGCGACTCGTGACCGACCCCCCGCTCAGCGACCCCGAGTCCTTCCGGTCGCTCCTCAACTCCTTCCTCCCCCGCAAGCGGGCGATCGCGCAGATGCTCGTGCGCGACCCGGAGGGCCGGGTGCTGCTGTGCCAGCTGACGTACAAGAAGGACTGGGACCTGCCCGGCGGCGTGGTCGAGGTCGGTGAGTCACCGAGGCTGGCCGTCGAGCGCGAGGTCGAGGAGGAGCTCGGGCTCACCCTCGCCGCGGGCGGGCTCGTGCTCACCGACTGGCTGCCCCCGTGGGGTGGTTGGGACGACGCCGTGTGCCTCGTCTTCGACGGCGGCACCCTCGACCAGGGCGTGCTCGCCACCGTGGTGAAGCAGGAGCGCGAGATCCGAGACGTGCGGTTCTGCACCCTCGAGGAGGTCGACGAGCTCGCCGCCGACTTCACCGCCCGCCGCGTCCGCGCGGCCGTCGGCGGCGCTCAGCCGTATACGGAGTCCGGCCGCTGA
- a CDS encoding GtrA family protein: MPSRGSALLARHRRNLTLLMRFGVVGVSGVVVNMVTLILLRKLGPHFDEAVVGLGTSDFNLRWYHVYSTIAFLVANLSNFQLNRSWTFQSSRASGWWKEYWPFLAVGLGGQVIGLALLTLLMHPHSPVSLPTSVFDDSSGLRNRLYWSQLIVIGLVTPMSFVLNKLWTFAAVRTGRPDLADPLREEEVLAEEEVV; this comes from the coding sequence ATGCCCTCTCGGGGAAGCGCGCTCCTCGCCCGCCACCGACGCAACCTGACGCTGCTGATGCGCTTCGGGGTCGTCGGCGTCTCGGGCGTCGTGGTCAACATGGTGACGCTGATCCTGCTGCGCAAGCTCGGCCCGCACTTCGACGAGGCGGTCGTGGGCCTCGGCACCTCCGACTTCAACCTGCGCTGGTACCACGTCTACTCGACGATCGCCTTCCTCGTCGCGAACCTCTCCAACTTCCAGCTCAACCGCAGCTGGACCTTCCAGAGCAGCCGCGCGTCGGGCTGGTGGAAGGAGTACTGGCCCTTCCTCGCCGTGGGCCTGGGCGGCCAGGTCATCGGGCTCGCGCTCCTCACCCTGCTCATGCACCCCCACTCCCCGGTGAGCCTGCCGACCAGCGTCTTCGACGACTCCTCCGGCCTGCGCAACCGCCTCTACTGGTCCCAGCTGATCGTGATCGGGCTCGTCACGCCGATGTCGTTCGTGCTCAACAAGCTCTGGACCTTCGCCGCCGTCCGGACCGGCCGACCCGACCTCGCGGACCCGCTGCGCGAGGAGGAGGTGCTGGCGGAGGAGGAAGTGGTCTGA
- the ppdK gene encoding pyruvate, phosphate dikinase yields MSWVYDFAEGNKDQKDLLGGKGANLAEMTNLGLPVPPGFTISTETCRAYLAEGGMPDGLAEEVTEHLASLEEAMGKTLGDADDPLLVSVRSGAKFSMPGMMETVLNVGLNDTSVGGLAARSESERFAQDSYRRLLQMFGGTVLHVESELFSDALDAVKKAKGTESDLDLDAEDLKGVVEAFKAIIKEHTGRDFPQDPREQMDLAIRAVFDSWNTDRARLYRRQERIPEDLGTAVNVQAMVFGNFGMDSGSGVAFTRDPASGAQGEYGDYLQNAQGEDVVAGIRNTVSLADMAEIDARSHDDLMDIMGRLERHYRDMCDIEFTVERGKLWMLQTRVGKRTPEAAFRIAVHMVDEGLIQMDEAVLRVTGEQLALLMFPRFDEDAERTLLAKGMNASPGAAVGKAVFDSDTAVEWAARGEDVILVRKETNPDDLRGMVAARGILTSRGGKTSHAAVVARGMGRTCVCGAESLDVDTKGKQFVVRDGATIAEGDVISIDGSTGEVFAGAVPVADSVVVRHFEGEKLDDDLAQTVARIMAHADGARRLRVRTNADTPEDAARARRFGAQGIGLCRTEHMFLGERRELVEKLIVAEDEAGVEAALAALLPLQKQDFTEILEAMDGLPVTIRLLDPPLHEFLPDLTELSVEVALADERGEDSEHARHQKTLLTHVRRLHETNPMLGLRGVRLGIQIPGLFRMQGRAIAEAAADRLAVHGAPRPEIMVPLVASVRELEIVRAVLEQQIAEVEEERGIKLEIAIGTMIELPRAAFLADRIARDADFFSFGTNDLTQMAWGFSRDDVESSFFSRYFEHGIFDVSPFESLDQRGVGGMVEMGTAKGRETKPDLKVGVCGEHGGDPRSVHFFDAVGLNYVSCSPFRVPVARLEAGRSVLEKR; encoded by the coding sequence ATGAGCTGGGTCTACGACTTCGCAGAGGGCAACAAGGACCAGAAGGACCTGTTGGGGGGCAAGGGCGCCAACCTGGCCGAGATGACCAACCTCGGCCTCCCCGTGCCACCGGGGTTCACGATCTCCACGGAGACCTGCCGTGCCTACCTGGCCGAGGGCGGGATGCCCGACGGGCTCGCGGAGGAGGTCACCGAGCACCTCGCCTCGCTCGAGGAGGCGATGGGCAAGACGCTCGGCGACGCCGACGACCCGCTGCTCGTCTCGGTCCGCTCGGGCGCGAAGTTCTCGATGCCCGGGATGATGGAGACGGTCCTCAACGTCGGCCTCAACGACACCTCCGTGGGCGGCCTGGCCGCGCGCAGCGAGTCCGAGCGGTTCGCCCAGGACTCCTACCGCCGCCTGCTCCAGATGTTCGGCGGCACGGTCCTGCACGTGGAGTCCGAGCTGTTCTCCGACGCGCTCGACGCGGTGAAGAAGGCCAAGGGCACCGAGTCCGACCTCGACCTCGACGCCGAGGACCTCAAGGGCGTCGTCGAGGCCTTCAAGGCCATCATCAAGGAGCACACCGGCCGCGACTTCCCGCAGGACCCGCGCGAGCAGATGGACCTCGCCATCCGCGCGGTCTTCGACTCCTGGAACACCGACCGCGCGCGGCTCTACCGCCGCCAGGAGCGGATCCCGGAAGACCTCGGCACCGCCGTCAACGTGCAGGCGATGGTCTTCGGCAACTTCGGCATGGACTCAGGTTCCGGCGTCGCCTTCACCCGCGACCCCGCCAGCGGCGCGCAGGGCGAGTACGGCGACTACCTGCAGAACGCGCAGGGCGAGGACGTCGTGGCCGGCATCCGCAACACCGTGTCCCTGGCCGACATGGCCGAGATCGACGCCCGGTCCCACGACGACCTGATGGACATCATGGGCCGCCTCGAGCGGCACTACCGCGACATGTGCGACATCGAGTTCACCGTCGAGCGCGGCAAGCTCTGGATGCTCCAGACCCGCGTCGGCAAGCGCACCCCCGAGGCGGCGTTCCGGATCGCGGTCCACATGGTCGACGAGGGCCTGATCCAGATGGACGAGGCCGTGCTCCGGGTGACCGGCGAGCAGCTCGCGCTGCTGATGTTCCCCCGCTTCGACGAGGACGCCGAGCGCACCCTGCTCGCCAAGGGCATGAACGCCTCCCCCGGCGCGGCGGTCGGCAAGGCGGTCTTCGACTCCGACACGGCGGTCGAGTGGGCCGCCCGGGGCGAGGACGTGATCCTGGTCCGCAAGGAGACCAACCCCGACGACCTGCGCGGCATGGTCGCCGCCCGCGGCATCCTCACCAGCCGCGGCGGGAAGACCTCGCACGCCGCCGTGGTCGCGCGCGGCATGGGCCGTACGTGCGTGTGCGGGGCGGAGTCGCTCGACGTCGACACCAAGGGCAAGCAGTTCGTCGTCCGGGACGGCGCCACCATCGCCGAGGGCGACGTCATCTCGATCGACGGCAGCACCGGCGAGGTCTTCGCCGGCGCGGTCCCGGTCGCGGACTCCGTCGTCGTACGCCACTTCGAGGGCGAGAAGCTCGACGACGACCTCGCCCAGACGGTCGCCCGGATCATGGCGCACGCCGACGGTGCGCGCCGCCTGCGGGTGCGCACCAACGCCGACACCCCCGAGGACGCTGCCCGCGCCCGCCGCTTCGGCGCCCAGGGGATCGGCCTGTGCCGCACCGAGCACATGTTCCTCGGCGAGCGCCGCGAGCTGGTCGAGAAGCTCATCGTGGCCGAGGACGAGGCCGGAGTGGAGGCCGCGCTCGCCGCGCTGCTCCCCCTGCAGAAGCAGGACTTCACCGAGATCCTCGAGGCGATGGACGGCCTGCCCGTCACGATCCGGCTGCTGGACCCGCCGCTGCACGAGTTCCTCCCCGACCTCACCGAGCTCAGCGTCGAGGTGGCGCTGGCCGACGAGCGCGGCGAGGACAGCGAGCACGCCCGGCACCAGAAGACCCTGCTCACCCACGTGCGCCGGCTGCACGAGACCAACCCGATGCTCGGCCTGCGCGGCGTGCGCCTCGGGATCCAGATCCCCGGCCTGTTCCGGATGCAGGGCCGCGCGATCGCCGAGGCCGCCGCCGACCGGCTGGCCGTCCACGGCGCTCCCCGTCCCGAGATCATGGTGCCGCTGGTCGCCAGCGTGCGCGAGCTCGAGATCGTCCGGGCCGTCCTCGAGCAGCAGATCGCCGAGGTCGAGGAGGAGCGCGGGATCAAGCTCGAGATCGCCATCGGCACCATGATCGAGCTGCCCCGCGCGGCGTTCCTCGCCGACCGGATCGCGCGCGACGCCGACTTCTTCTCCTTCGGCACCAACGACCTCACCCAGATGGCGTGGGGCTTCTCGCGCGACGACGTGGAGTCGTCGTTCTTCTCGCGCTACTTCGAGCACGGCATCTTCGACGTCTCGCCGTTCGAGTCCCTCGACCAGCGCGGCGTCGGCGGCATGGTCGAGATGGGCACCGCCAAGGGCCGCGAGACCAAGCCCGACCTCAAGGTCGGCGTCTGCGGCGAGCACGGCGGCGACCCGCGCTCCGTGCACTTCTTCGACGCCGTCGGCCTCAACTACGTCTCGTGCTCGCCGTTCCGCGTGCCGGTCGCCCGGCTCGAGGCCGGACGCTCGGTGCTCGAGAAGCGCTAG